A single Geminocystis sp. M7585_C2015_104 DNA region contains:
- a CDS encoding oxidoreductase, whose amino-acid sequence TYPENVDICLVEGAVANEENLELALKVRRNTKFVVSFGDCAVLGNVPTMRNMLNGADPVLRRCYVELSDYGKQIPKEPGIVPKLLDKVQPLHYYIDVDLYLPGCPPSADRIRDAIFPLLRGEKPVLEGREMLKFG is encoded by the coding sequence ACCTATCCCGAAAATGTGGACATCTGTTTGGTGGAAGGGGCAGTGGCCAATGAGGAAAACCTAGAATTAGCCCTAAAAGTAAGACGCAACACCAAATTCGTCGTCTCCTTCGGCGATTGTGCCGTTTTGGGCAATGTCCCCACCATGCGCAACATGTTAAACGGGGCAGACCCGGTATTGCGTAGGTGTTATGTAGAACTGAGTGACTACGGAAAGCAAATCCCCAAAGAACCAGGCATTGTGCCAAAACTATTGGACAAGGTACAGCCCCTCCACTACTACATAGATGTGGACTTATATCTACCCGGGTGCCCCCCCTCGGCTGACAGAATCAGAGACGCCATCTTCCCTCTCCTGAGGGGTGAAAAACCCGTCCTGGAGGGGAGGGAGATGCTCAAATTCGGCTAA